CGGGCTGCACCGCGGGCAGGGGCTGTTGAAAGAAATCGCCTGCGGCGCGGTCGGCTACCTCGCGGGGATCCCGCTGATCGTCGTGGGCTTTGGGATTTCCTTCATCCTGTTCTTCATCGCGCTGGCCATCTGGCCGCCCGACCCCGACCTCCCGATCTTCGACCCGCTCGCCGGGCTGAGCCCCGCCGGACTCGTCGCGCTGGTCCTGATGCTTGTGGTCTGGGCACCGATCGTCGAGGAGATCATCTTCCGCGGCTACTTCTATGCTCACTGCCGGCGGTGGATGCACTGGTCCGTGTCGGCGCTCGTGGTGGGCGTCGCCTTCGCCGCGATCCACCCCCAGGGCATCTGGTTCGTCCCCGGGCTGACCTCCGTCGCGTTCGTCCTCGCCATGATCCGCGAGTGGCGCGGGTCGCTCGTCGGGTCGATGACCGCCCACGCGATCCACAACGGCACCGTCGCCACGCTCCTCGTGGTCATGACGCTTGCCTGAGGGGCGACCTACTCCGGCGATTCCGGCGTGCTGTCGCCCGCGTTGTCCACGACGCGCTCGCCGGTGGTGCGGAAAGTCGTCCGCCGCTTCGCGTACTCGGCCGGGCTCAGCGGGAGGTCGGGGTCGGGCTCGCCCGCAAGCGCTTGCTTGTGCAGCGACTTCAAGAACGGCACGCACCACCCGCAGCCCGTCCCCGCCGACAGGCACTCGCTGATCAAAGACGCCACGGCAGGCCGCTCGCGCTTGCAGTAGTTCACGATCTTGCGCTTGCTCACATGGAAGCACAGGCAGACGTTGTCGTCGTCATTCATACAACAAGTGTAGGCGAAGGCCACTGTCGAGTGCTGCGGGGCTTTCGCTTGTTGTCGGCGCAATCCACCTACAATGCGGCCATGCCCACGCCCTCCGCGTACGACAACCTGCTGGACCAGCTCGAGAAGCTGCCGGGCATCGGCCGCCGCTCGGCCGAGCGCATCGCGTTCCACCTGCTGCGCCAGCCCGCCGAATCGAGCGTCGCGCTGTCCCGCGCCCTCGAGGCCTTCCGCACGAACCTGCGCGTCTGCGGCGTCTGCGGCCACGTCACCGAGTCCGACCCGTGCCCGATCTGCGCCGATGAGAAGCGTGACGGTTCGGTCGTGCTTGTCGTCGAACAGCCCAGCGACGTCTTCGCGATCGAGCAGGCCGGGAGCTACCAGGGCCGCTACCACGTCTTGATGGGCCGGCTTGCGCCGATGGAGGCGATCGGGCCGGGCGACCTGAACATCCAGCCGCTGCTTCAGCGCGTGCGCGACAGCCGCGCCGGCCGCGGCGCGGGCACCGCCAACGACACCGGCGAAGCCGACACCATCCGCGAAGTCATCCTCGGCACGAACCCCACGCTCGAGGGCGACGGCACGGCGCTCTACCTCGGTGAAAAACTCCGTGAACTGGGTGTCGCCGTCTCGCGCCTGGCGCGCGGCATGCCGACGGGGTCGAGTCTGCAGGGTGTGTCCAAAGCCGTGCTCAGTGATGCCGTGCAGGGCCGTGTCCAGATGGACGACGACTAGCCCGATTCGCTGCGGAACCCGCTTCCCGGCTTTGATCCCGGCCCACGGATCACCGATAATCCACTAAGACGCAGTGCACCGCACCGCACGACTGACCCCGCCTCTTTGAGCCCCACACGATGCGACTGGATACCGGACAACACCTGCGTATGGACCAGCGGATGAAGCTGGACCCGCGCATGATCCAGTCGATGGAGATCCTCCAGATGTCCACCCCGGCGTTGGAGGAGCGCATCGAGCAAGAACTCGCGAGCAATCCCACGCTCGAGCTCGCGCAGGGCGGCGCCGACCCCGAGGCGATCAAACGCGAGCAGGAGCAGGC
The sequence above is a segment of the Phycisphaeraceae bacterium D3-23 genome. Coding sequences within it:
- a CDS encoding recombination mediator RecR, which produces MPTPSAYDNLLDQLEKLPGIGRRSAERIAFHLLRQPAESSVALSRALEAFRTNLRVCGVCGHVTESDPCPICADEKRDGSVVLVVEQPSDVFAIEQAGSYQGRYHVLMGRLAPMEAIGPGDLNIQPLLQRVRDSRAGRGAGTANDTGEADTIREVILGTNPTLEGDGTALYLGEKLRELGVAVSRLARGMPTGSSLQGVSKAVLSDAVQGRVQMDDD
- a CDS encoding (2Fe-2S)-binding protein, producing the protein MNDDDNVCLCFHVSKRKIVNYCKRERPAVASLISECLSAGTGCGWCVPFLKSLHKQALAGEPDPDLPLSPAEYAKRRTTFRTTGERVVDNAGDSTPESPE